The following coding sequences lie in one Arachis hypogaea cultivar Tifrunner chromosome 4, arahy.Tifrunner.gnm2.J5K5, whole genome shotgun sequence genomic window:
- the LOC140184118 gene encoding uncharacterized protein codes for MAVRNQAPIAAADNTITFLLEDCQHGTSAKDAPFIISARIGTGLVRRILVDTGADSNILFRGAFDKLGLRNDNLQTHRHSVTGLGDNFLKPDGSITLPITIGTSNQKKTILSEFVVPKDSTAYNMILGRKTINDFSAVIFTKYLLMKFRTNDGSVGTIHGDREVVAECDNTSLALRKKSRDAAGIFLADLDARQDGQPRPEPEGDMEKLQIGPTKEEYTFINRNLPYDLKEELSQLLKQNRDLFAFTPADMPGINPDLMSHHLAVDPQAKPVAQRRRKMSPDRAAEVKKQVKALLEANFIRELPYTT; via the coding sequence ATGGCTGTCAGAAACCAAGCCCCAATCGCCGCGGCCGACAATACGATAACGTTCTTGCTAGAGGACTGCCAACACGGCACCTCAGCCAAAGATGCCCCCTTCATCATCTCAGCCAGAATCGGAACAGGACTAGTACGAAGGATACTGGTAGACACCGGCGCAGACTCCAACATCCTTTTCCGaggagccttcgacaagctcgggctCCGTAACGAcaacctccaaacacaccgccacagcgtcacgggactcggagacaacttTCTCAAACCAGATGGCTCGATTACCCTCCCCATCACCATAGGAACAAGCAATCAGAAAAAGACAATCCTATCTGAATTCGTAGTCCCAAAAGACTCCACAGCCTATAACATGATTctcggaagaaaaacaatcaatgaCTTCTCTGCagtcatctttaccaaataccttcTCATGAAGTTCAGAACCAACGACGGCTCCGTCGGTACCATTCACGGAGACCGAGAGGTGGTAGccgaatgcgacaacaccagcctagccCTAAGGAAAAAATCCCGGGATGCGGCCGGAATATTCCTAGCCGACCTAGATGCGCGACAAGACGGCCAACCTAGGCCAGAACCAGAAGGAGACATGGAAAAGCTACAAATAGGGCCAACCAAAGAGGAATACACATTCATTAATAGAAACCTCCCATACGATCTTAAAGAAGAACTCTCCCAACTCCTGAAACAGAATAGAGACTTGTTCGCATTTACACCAGCCGATATGCCGGGAATTAATCCCGACCTAATGTCCCACCATTTAGCCGTGGACCCCCAAGCTAAGCCAGTGGCACAAAGGAGACGAAAAATGTCACCAGACAGAGCTGCCGAAGTCAAAAAACAAGTCAAAGCCCTACTCGAAGCCAACTTCATCCGGGAACTCCCCTACACGACCTAg